The following coding sequences are from one Paenibacillus sp. JDR-2 window:
- the bioC gene encoding malonyl-ACP O-methyltransferase BioC — protein MNNPKTAIQRQFNRSAAGSYDIHADVQRTMAAELAKSIIERNSRGKATEPKILEIGCGTGQFTELLLNQWPHVSITALDLAPAMIHTAEQRFKSRQSANIRFLQADVEIWAVEAPSDSFDLIVSNACFQWLSHPRQTISHLKRFLREGGSLVFTTFGPNTFLELHQAFAEVYHAYGMEPQRHGLSVLSTNQWEEVLAEAGFSTIYCQQDTQKETYASPRDFLRSIKSMGASHSEAIPIDGLSPRKLFNEMYKVYEEKFNMKDGIVATYEWLLIYAG, from the coding sequence ATGAACAATCCAAAGACGGCAATTCAGCGTCAATTTAACCGGAGTGCTGCGGGCTCCTATGACATTCATGCCGATGTACAGCGTACGATGGCAGCTGAGCTTGCAAAGTCGATCATTGAGCGGAATAGCAGAGGAAAGGCAACCGAACCAAAAATACTGGAAATCGGCTGCGGTACAGGTCAATTTACGGAGCTATTGTTGAACCAGTGGCCGCATGTTTCGATTACAGCGCTAGATCTAGCACCCGCAATGATCCATACAGCAGAACAACGATTTAAGTCTAGACAATCGGCAAACATACGGTTTCTTCAAGCCGATGTGGAGATATGGGCTGTCGAGGCCCCATCGGATTCCTTCGACCTCATTGTTTCCAACGCCTGCTTTCAATGGCTAAGTCATCCAAGGCAAACGATAAGTCACCTGAAGAGGTTCCTTCGAGAGGGAGGCTCCTTGGTATTCACGACATTCGGGCCGAATACGTTTCTAGAGCTACATCAAGCTTTTGCCGAAGTTTATCATGCTTATGGAATGGAGCCGCAGCGGCATGGATTATCCGTTCTGTCAACTAATCAATGGGAAGAAGTGCTTGCGGAGGCTGGGTTTTCTACTATTTACTGTCAGCAGGATACTCAGAAGGAGACGTATGCTTCCCCAAGAGATTTCCTTCGATCCATAAAATCAATGGGTGCAAGTCATTCTGAGGCGATCCCAATTGATGGGCTAAGCCCCCGCAAACTGTTCAATGAAATGTATAAGGTTTATGAGGAGAAGTTCAACATGAAGGATGGTATCGTTGCCACATACGAGTGGCTTTTGATTTATGCAGGATAG
- a CDS encoding HAD family hydrolase, which produces MKKYILFDHDGVLVDTEFWYYKAGARALADIGFTLDKGQYLRDMTQSLGTWSQARAAGIDEQIISKQREVRNFYYQEYLRTEAIEIEGVVETLAELSKYVRMAIVTTAKRVDFQLIHEKRQIRQFMEFVLVREDYGRTKPHPEPYLTGLERFGATKEETLVVEDSNRGLNSAVAAGIDCAIVHNDFTKTHDFTKASYRIKTLIELKDIIFN; this is translated from the coding sequence ATGAAAAAGTACATCCTCTTCGATCATGATGGTGTTCTGGTTGATACGGAATTCTGGTATTACAAAGCGGGAGCACGCGCTCTGGCTGATATCGGGTTTACTTTGGATAAAGGTCAATACCTTCGCGATATGACCCAGTCATTGGGCACTTGGTCCCAAGCTAGGGCGGCAGGTATTGATGAGCAGATCATCAGCAAGCAGCGTGAGGTGCGCAACTTCTATTATCAGGAATATCTAAGAACAGAAGCTATAGAGATCGAAGGTGTAGTTGAAACTCTAGCCGAGCTGTCAAAGTACGTTCGCATGGCGATCGTGACGACTGCAAAACGTGTGGATTTTCAACTTATTCATGAAAAGCGTCAGATTAGACAATTCATGGAATTCGTCCTTGTTCGTGAAGACTATGGGCGCACCAAGCCGCACCCGGAACCATACTTGACTGGTTTAGAGCGTTTCGGTGCTACCAAAGAAGAGACCCTGGTTGTAGAGGATTCAAACAGAGGATTGAACTCAGCCGTGGCGGCTGGTATCGACTGTGCTATTGTACATAATGACTTCACAAAAACACATGACTTCACAAAAGCCAGCTATCGAATCAAGACTCTGATTGAACTAAAGGATATTATCTTCAATTGA
- a CDS encoding MerR family transcriptional regulator — translation MKIQELADLMGLTPHTIRFYEKEGLLDSRHIQREKNNYRNYSDEAIGRLKLIKKFQGIGCSLAELKTILQDYDTNARTNQEVIEWILQKINEIERKKDEYDHMLVTLNWMLTYRKLLTEDPQEAEAMMEELRLRINI, via the coding sequence ATGAAAATTCAAGAATTAGCAGACTTGATGGGTCTAACCCCCCACACCATTCGTTTTTATGAGAAGGAAGGTTTGCTTGACAGCAGGCATATTCAGCGAGAGAAGAATAATTATCGCAACTACTCAGACGAAGCAATTGGGCGGTTAAAGCTGATTAAGAAATTTCAAGGCATCGGCTGCTCATTAGCTGAACTGAAGACGATTTTGCAGGATTACGATACGAACGCACGCACGAACCAAGAAGTAATAGAATGGATTCTTCAGAAGATCAATGAGATCGAGCGTAAGAAGGACGAATACGATCATATGCTTGTAACGCTGAATTGGATGCTGACGTACAGGAAGCTGCTGACTGAAGATCCGCAGGAAGCTGAGGCCATGATGGAGGAATTACGACTTAGAATTAATATCTAG
- a CDS encoding SDR family NAD(P)-dependent oxidoreductase, with protein sequence MNTFVITGGNSGVGLQSAKDLIDAGNRVIILGRDKQKGEKAMASFGDARNRAVFLSVDLATHDGVRDAARKISEITDKIDGLLHSAGIFDPRDIRTKDGLPLFFALAYFSRYHLTQLLLPKLLKADHPRVIMMVGTVNKVPKFDIKKFQSFEKFNFWTMTLPIVGACMYYANYLTKTHPKIFAGCTTPGVARTEIFKNAPWYFRACVAVARPFLNSVELAARNPVQALLEGKGTSAYMWNKPGNFQRKFAIEVNKEDQRALIDISHKLTGA encoded by the coding sequence ATGAATACATTTGTAATTACGGGGGGGAATAGCGGTGTTGGCCTGCAGTCGGCTAAAGATCTTATTGACGCAGGCAATCGCGTAATTATTTTGGGGCGTGATAAACAAAAAGGTGAGAAAGCAATGGCATCTTTTGGCGATGCGCGCAATCGAGCGGTTTTTCTCTCGGTGGATCTCGCGACTCACGATGGAGTCAGAGATGCGGCACGAAAGATCAGTGAAATAACCGACAAGATCGACGGATTGTTACACTCGGCGGGCATTTTTGATCCGAGAGACATCAGAACAAAGGACGGTCTCCCGCTTTTTTTCGCTTTGGCTTACTTTAGCCGTTATCACCTAACTCAGCTCCTGCTGCCAAAACTTCTTAAGGCAGACCATCCTCGGGTAATAATGATGGTGGGCACAGTGAATAAGGTTCCCAAATTCGACATCAAGAAATTCCAATCCTTCGAAAAATTCAATTTCTGGACGATGACGCTTCCGATCGTTGGCGCATGCATGTATTATGCAAACTATCTTACCAAGACTCATCCTAAGATTTTCGCGGGATGTACAACCCCTGGAGTTGCTCGAACGGAAATCTTTAAAAATGCGCCATGGTATTTCAGAGCCTGCGTCGCAGTGGCACGACCTTTTCTCAACTCCGTCGAATTGGCGGCTCGCAACCCTGTTCAGGCACTCCTGGAGGGCAAAGGGACATCGGCTTACATGTGGAACAAGCCTGGTAATTTTCAACGCAAGTTTGCCATCGAAGTGAATAAAGAGGATCAAAGGGCTCTTATTGATATTTCGCACAAACTCACCGGAGCATGA
- a CDS encoding NAD(P)-dependent oxidoreductase — MKNSKSTFLVFGATGRTGQHFVSIALKEGHKVKALVRNPEKVKMQNINLELIKGSVTNCGNIDELLDGVDLVICMIGNAQEQNKAPINTIFIKKLIPAMRRQGVKRFLYQAGGLTRRYKERLPFVTWILRNTVARYNGLLGQHKDNETVIEYLVEEAQDVDWIVHRAGIISNGPSKGILKRDRTKFSLANHVDIAKYNFQVINDDSAIHTYDLSYYKK, encoded by the coding sequence TTGAAAAATTCAAAATCAACATTTTTGGTATTTGGTGCAACCGGTAGAACTGGCCAACACTTTGTTTCCATAGCGCTTAAAGAGGGTCATAAAGTAAAAGCCTTAGTTAGAAATCCAGAAAAAGTTAAAATGCAAAATATAAATTTAGAGCTAATCAAAGGTTCCGTAACAAATTGTGGAAATATTGACGAATTATTAGATGGAGTCGACTTAGTAATCTGTATGATTGGAAATGCTCAGGAACAAAATAAGGCGCCAATCAATACTATCTTTATTAAGAAGCTTATCCCAGCTATGCGGCGACAAGGTGTAAAACGTTTCTTATATCAGGCCGGAGGACTCACTCGACGATATAAAGAAAGACTCCCTTTTGTGACTTGGATTCTTAGGAATACTGTAGCTAGATATAACGGTCTTCTCGGTCAGCATAAAGATAATGAAACTGTAATTGAATATTTAGTTGAAGAAGCACAAGATGTGGATTGGATTGTGCATAGGGCAGGCATAATCTCAAATGGTCCTTCGAAAGGAATATTGAAAAGAGATCGAACAAAGTTTAGTCTTGCAAACCATGTAGATATTGCTAAATATAACTTTCAGGTCATTAATGATGATTCTGCAATTCATACTTACGATTTGAGCTACTACAAAAAATAA
- a CDS encoding dihydrofolate reductase family protein translates to MKTILWATLSANGNYAQSGPDNPPKIEALHDFATHAKAAGNFIVGRRTFEGMRGNGGPGPFGEVDIVIISKSASDIPGVTVVRSPEEALNHLRQKGHQTALISGGAEIHNSFLNQNLVDEVIFNVAPVMEGKGLNLLIDKDNYLYKHVELLNCQPLGGGIVQLHYAIQR, encoded by the coding sequence ATGAAAACAATTTTATGGGCAACCTTATCAGCCAATGGCAATTATGCGCAATCCGGTCCAGATAACCCACCGAAGATAGAAGCGTTGCACGACTTCGCGACACACGCTAAAGCTGCGGGAAATTTCATTGTCGGGCGCCGCACTTTCGAAGGTATGCGCGGCAACGGTGGTCCAGGTCCCTTTGGCGAAGTCGACATCGTCATCATTTCTAAGAGCGCCTCGGATATCCCGGGCGTAACGGTTGTAAGATCGCCAGAGGAAGCCTTGAACCACCTGCGGCAAAAAGGCCATCAAACCGCTCTCATTAGCGGTGGCGCGGAAATTCACAATTCATTCCTCAACCAAAATCTTGTAGACGAAGTGATTTTCAATGTGGCGCCCGTGATGGAAGGCAAGGGGTTGAATCTTCTAATCGACAAAGATAACTACTTATATAAGCATGTGGAGCTGCTGAACTGTCAGCCCCTCGGCGGTGGTATCGTCCAACTGCATTATGCGATTCAACGATAA
- a CDS encoding alpha/beta fold hydrolase, which translates to MNRPFELDPMEYPFTDRWLPYRDGYIHYLDEGQGPTVLLLHGNPTWSYLYRNVIKELREDFRLVAPDYPGFGMSKAPTGYRFTPQEQSAAIQDLINHLDLKDMIVVVQDWGGPIGLNYAVRHRNNLRGIVVMNTWAWPAEIMPMKLFSLAMGGWPIGRWLQTRRNFFAKIIVPHGIHHAEKVTDSLRKAYTDPFPTPKSRIPTWVFPRQIRKARKWLTDIESKLSNLSDLPAQILWGTKDSAGFPIEQMAKWQRYLPLNETEILEDASHYVQEDRPDRVVAAIRRIRKRVRGGVLL; encoded by the coding sequence ATGAATAGACCCTTTGAATTGGATCCGATGGAGTACCCGTTCACTGATCGCTGGCTGCCTTACCGTGACGGTTATATTCATTACCTCGATGAAGGGCAAGGACCAACGGTTCTTCTCCTCCACGGAAACCCCACATGGTCTTATCTTTATCGGAACGTCATCAAAGAGCTTCGCGAGGATTTCCGACTCGTCGCTCCGGATTACCCCGGATTCGGCATGTCGAAGGCGCCTACAGGTTACCGCTTTACACCGCAAGAGCAATCGGCAGCCATTCAAGATCTGATTAACCATTTGGATCTGAAAGATATGATTGTAGTCGTTCAGGATTGGGGAGGCCCGATCGGGCTGAACTACGCGGTACGGCATCGGAATAACTTGCGCGGCATTGTCGTGATGAATACTTGGGCCTGGCCTGCTGAAATTATGCCGATGAAATTGTTTTCACTCGCCATGGGAGGTTGGCCAATCGGTCGCTGGCTTCAAACACGGCGCAACTTCTTCGCCAAAATCATTGTTCCGCACGGAATACACCATGCCGAGAAAGTCACGGATAGCTTGAGAAAAGCTTATACCGACCCGTTCCCGACTCCGAAGTCCAGAATACCGACATGGGTATTTCCAAGACAGATCCGCAAGGCACGAAAGTGGCTTACCGACATTGAATCGAAGTTGTCGAATTTATCCGATTTGCCTGCTCAAATATTGTGGGGAACGAAAGACAGCGCAGGCTTCCCGATCGAACAGATGGCCAAATGGCAAAGATATTTGCCGTTAAACGAAACCGAGATTCTGGAAGATGCCTCGCACTACGTGCAAGAGGATCGTCCGGACCGGGTAGTTGCAGCAATTCGAAGAATACGGAAGAGAGTAAGAGGAGGAGTTTTACTATGA
- a CDS encoding winged helix-turn-helix transcriptional regulator: MMDQSCPGVVEPILEILDGKWTLLLLFELINGTRRFGELRRKLQPISPKTLTDRLRLLEEKGLVTRTLYPGVPLHVEYELTESGKALQPIFAAMWSWTQEHGTLLRENRNESG; encoded by the coding sequence ATGATGGATCAATCCTGTCCAGGTGTCGTTGAACCGATCCTTGAGATTCTGGATGGAAAATGGACGCTTCTTCTCTTGTTCGAGCTAATTAACGGGACCCGACGGTTTGGGGAACTACGTCGTAAGCTGCAACCCATAAGTCCGAAAACGCTGACAGACCGTTTGCGGCTGTTAGAGGAGAAGGGACTCGTCACTCGTACGCTTTATCCTGGCGTACCGCTGCATGTCGAATATGAACTTACAGAGAGCGGGAAAGCTTTGCAGCCGATTTTTGCCGCGATGTGGTCGTGGACTCAGGAGCATGGGACCCTGCTCCGGGAGAATAGGAACGAAAGCGGCTAA
- a CDS encoding alpha/beta fold hydrolase, with protein sequence MDYEIFNLGDVLLQSGVTLPNAFLAYKTYGKLNEQKDNVIVYPTAFGDQHVQNEWLIGSGMALDPEKYFIIIPNLLGNGLSSSPSNTPHPFERANFPQVTIYDNVRFQHQLLTEKFGIQKIALVVGWSMGGIQAFQWGASYPEIVERIAPFGGIAKPWPHTYVVLEGVKSSLLSAVGFDSSKLNQLTSADMRAVGRVYAGWGLSHAFYREELYREMGFDTLEDFVAGVWENSFMNMDPHNVLAMLWTGQHADISANSSYNGDFDKALKSIKAFACIMPGSTDLFCTADDNAYEAARIPKASLNPIQSIWGHFAGRGINSSDNQFIDDNLKHLLSLSADE encoded by the coding sequence ATGGATTATGAAATTTTTAATTTGGGTGATGTACTTTTACAATCAGGAGTGACGTTACCCAATGCTTTTCTTGCTTATAAAACATACGGAAAATTAAATGAACAGAAAGATAATGTGATTGTCTATCCAACGGCATTTGGAGATCAGCATGTTCAGAATGAATGGCTCATTGGCAGCGGAATGGCACTTGATCCAGAGAAATATTTTATTATCATTCCAAATTTGCTGGGGAATGGACTTTCATCCTCTCCCAGCAACACGCCGCATCCATTCGAGCGGGCTAACTTTCCACAGGTAACTATCTATGACAACGTACGATTCCAGCATCAACTACTGACCGAAAAATTCGGGATCCAGAAGATTGCTCTCGTCGTCGGATGGTCCATGGGCGGCATTCAGGCATTTCAATGGGGGGCAAGTTACCCGGAGATAGTCGAACGGATTGCACCTTTCGGAGGTATCGCCAAACCTTGGCCTCACACATATGTAGTGCTGGAAGGTGTAAAATCCTCACTACTATCTGCAGTCGGCTTCGACTCAAGTAAACTAAACCAGTTGACTTCTGCAGACATGCGCGCCGTTGGTCGGGTGTATGCGGGATGGGGATTATCACATGCGTTTTATCGAGAGGAGCTTTATCGTGAGATGGGATTTGACACATTGGAGGATTTTGTAGCTGGTGTCTGGGAAAATAGCTTTATGAATATGGATCCACATAACGTCCTAGCCATGTTATGGACAGGCCAGCATGCAGACATTAGTGCCAACTCTTCCTATAACGGAGATTTTGATAAGGCACTTAAAAGCATAAAGGCATTTGCTTGCATTATGCCGGGAAGTACCGATCTCTTCTGCACAGCGGACGATAATGCATATGAAGCTGCGCGTATCCCTAAAGCTAGTCTTAACCCGATCCAGTCAATCTGGGGTCACTTTGCCGGCCGCGGTATCAACAGTTCCGATAATCAATTCATCGATGACAATCTGAAGCACTTGTTGTCACTTAGCGCTGACGAATAG
- a CDS encoding LysR family transcriptional regulator, with amino-acid sequence MELRQLNTFCTVATTLNFTRAAEALSYVPSNVTMQIKALEEELGVRLFDRLGKQLALTTAGKRFLTHAQGVLEKLDEARSVVHDNAQLSGTLTISANEVICSYRLPPVFQRFRSQHPGVRLIFRSVPNQELKQTLFEGTTDIVYMLDEPICSSGLVVEPLVEENFRLLAAPDHPLAKRTVLKLEDFHEEVFLTNEKGCPYRTMFDRSFEKEGIDSITYLEFQSAEAIKKCAISGIGIAFLPEIVVEAEVERGELVVLPWQIPDLQVYTQMLRHKDKWLSPIMLSFIEATRNVFHLQNENITE; translated from the coding sequence ATGGAATTGCGCCAACTGAATACGTTTTGCACGGTTGCTACAACATTGAATTTCACGCGGGCAGCAGAGGCGCTGAGCTATGTTCCTTCCAACGTCACCATGCAAATTAAAGCATTGGAAGAGGAGCTGGGTGTCCGCCTCTTTGATCGGTTGGGCAAGCAACTCGCGCTCACAACTGCGGGCAAACGCTTTTTAACGCATGCCCAAGGAGTTCTTGAAAAATTGGACGAAGCTCGCAGTGTTGTCCATGATAATGCACAACTAAGTGGGACTCTAACGATAAGTGCGAATGAAGTTATTTGCTCCTACCGGCTTCCTCCTGTCTTCCAACGGTTTCGTTCGCAACATCCCGGTGTTCGCCTGATCTTTCGCTCAGTTCCGAATCAAGAGCTTAAGCAAACGTTATTCGAGGGAACGACGGATATCGTTTATATGCTGGATGAACCTATTTGCTCAAGTGGACTTGTCGTGGAACCGCTCGTAGAAGAGAATTTCCGTTTGTTGGCTGCTCCAGATCATCCACTTGCTAAGCGAACTGTGCTAAAGTTGGAAGATTTTCATGAAGAAGTGTTTTTGACCAATGAAAAAGGTTGTCCATATCGAACGATGTTTGACCGATCTTTTGAGAAAGAAGGCATTGATAGCATTACGTATCTGGAGTTTCAAAGTGCTGAAGCAATTAAAAAATGTGCAATTTCTGGAATCGGTATTGCCTTTCTTCCTGAGATCGTCGTGGAAGCTGAAGTTGAACGCGGAGAACTTGTTGTCCTTCCATGGCAAATTCCGGATTTGCAGGTGTACACACAGATGTTGCGGCACAAAGACAAGTGGCTTTCCCCAATTATGTTATCTTTCATAGAAGCAACAAGGAATGTTTTTCATTTACAGAATGAGAATATAACCGAATAG
- a CDS encoding vWA domain-containing protein, translating to MYSAEISRSNPSCILFIIDQSGSMSDPFGASTKSESVSDAINRLLQNLVIKCAKSEGIRDYYHVGVIGYGAGVGPAFGGVLAGKEVVPISEIADNPSKLDKRLKKVPDGAGGLVDQLVKFPVWFEPVANGGTPMCEAMRTAQTVLTQWISEYTHCFPPVVIHITDGESTDGDPTLEMEQLRALSTDDGNVLLFNLHISDSPSAVELRFPETADALPDAYSRMLYEGSSSLTPFMIRVANQEYDLNLSDGARGFVLNADLTLVIQALDIGTRPANLR from the coding sequence ATGTATTCAGCTGAAATCAGCCGTTCGAATCCATCGTGTATCTTGTTTATTATCGACCAATCCGGGTCGATGTCTGATCCGTTCGGGGCAAGCACGAAGTCCGAGAGCGTTTCGGACGCCATTAACCGGTTATTGCAAAATCTCGTTATCAAGTGCGCGAAGTCGGAAGGAATACGTGATTACTATCATGTCGGCGTAATTGGCTACGGCGCCGGTGTCGGTCCTGCGTTCGGAGGCGTTTTAGCGGGGAAAGAAGTGGTGCCGATTAGCGAAATTGCGGATAACCCGTCAAAGCTGGATAAGCGGTTGAAAAAAGTGCCGGATGGAGCAGGAGGACTGGTTGATCAACTCGTTAAGTTTCCGGTCTGGTTCGAGCCCGTAGCAAACGGAGGCACGCCGATGTGCGAAGCGATGAGAACGGCTCAAACCGTTCTGACTCAATGGATCAGTGAGTACACGCATTGTTTTCCGCCGGTTGTTATTCATATCACGGATGGGGAATCGACAGACGGCGATCCGACACTTGAAATGGAACAATTGAGAGCACTCTCGACCGATGACGGAAATGTACTGCTGTTCAACCTGCACATTTCCGATAGTCCAAGCGCGGTGGAGCTCCGTTTTCCGGAAACCGCGGATGCGCTGCCCGACGCGTATTCCAGGATGCTTTACGAAGGCTCAAGTTCCCTAACGCCTTTTATGATCCGAGTCGCCAATCAGGAATACGACTTGAATCTTTCTGACGGAGCGAGAGGTTTTGTGCTTAATGCGGATTTAACTCTCGTGATCCAGGCGCTTGATATCGGAACGCGTCCTGCCAATTTGCGATAG
- a CDS encoding protein phosphatase 2C domain-containing protein — MRIESECFLLPKAGNRTDEYEDASHSSTHVHKETTCCRFAIADGASESSYAELWARLLVKGYCLGRWGDRQIHRSVSPLSKAWQKKISGKSLPWYAQEKLSSGAFSTLAGITFRFPMDAESPAFDAIAVGDSCIFHVRGDTMIASFPLSTAGDFERRPVLISSNAVNNVQLDAFVRRWSGTAEAGDEFWLMTDALACWLLTRYKEDSGVIGIIQKLAGEHDFNHLVHEERRRPHREGYYYLRNDDVTFIRLKLVKGK; from the coding sequence ATGCGAATCGAAAGCGAATGTTTTTTATTGCCGAAGGCAGGAAATCGCACCGATGAATACGAGGATGCCTCCCATAGCAGCACGCATGTTCACAAGGAGACGACATGTTGCAGATTCGCTATAGCCGATGGGGCTAGTGAGTCCTCCTATGCTGAACTGTGGGCGAGATTGCTCGTAAAGGGTTATTGCCTTGGCAGATGGGGAGATAGGCAGATCCATAGATCAGTCTCTCCCTTATCGAAAGCCTGGCAGAAAAAAATAAGCGGCAAAAGTCTCCCCTGGTATGCGCAAGAGAAGCTCAGCAGCGGGGCGTTTTCCACATTGGCGGGGATCACGTTCCGATTTCCGATGGATGCCGAGTCCCCGGCATTTGACGCGATCGCGGTCGGCGACAGCTGTATTTTTCATGTTAGAGGGGATACGATGATCGCTTCCTTTCCTTTAAGCACAGCCGGTGATTTTGAGCGACGACCGGTTCTTATCTCGAGTAACGCGGTCAATAACGTCCAGCTTGATGCGTTTGTTCGCAGATGGAGCGGTACCGCCGAAGCGGGAGACGAGTTCTGGTTGATGACCGATGCCCTAGCCTGTTGGCTGTTGACTCGTTACAAGGAAGATAGCGGCGTAATAGGGATCATACAAAAGCTAGCTGGCGAGCATGACTTTAACCATCTCGTGCATGAAGAAAGACGGCGGCCTCATCGTGAAGGCTATTACTATCTTAGGAATGATGATGTTACGTTCATTCGTCTAAAACTGGTTAAAGGGAAGTGA
- a CDS encoding aldo/keto reductase has product MEYRVLGRSGLKVSEISLGCWAIGGPSWRDGEPVGWSGNDDNESLAGLRRAHELGINHLDTADVYGDGHSERVIGQFLKDVPRDSVIVASKVGWFRGTAPNAMQPVHIRHQLEQTLANLGTDHIDLYYFHNTNFGPGDRYLEEAADTMRELQKEGKVRVIGQSAYGYADFMRVCPVTRPDVLQFHYNAFGNEFDRESTNLFRWAEEQNLGMVLFGPLAQGLLLDKFDPEHPPKFGEGDIRSTNQSYSKERLLEIRRQLQPLKEHFGDNTQDLVRAAIQYALAQSPNACVIPGFKNIRQVESNAKAAGEPLTTQEVELIQQALGRK; this is encoded by the coding sequence ATGGAATACCGTGTACTAGGACGATCCGGTTTGAAGGTAAGCGAGATAAGCTTGGGCTGTTGGGCGATTGGCGGACCATCGTGGCGGGACGGTGAACCCGTCGGCTGGTCGGGCAACGATGACAACGAGTCTCTTGCGGGCTTGCGCAGAGCGCATGAGCTTGGCATTAACCATTTGGATACAGCGGATGTATACGGCGACGGTCATTCGGAGCGGGTAATCGGACAGTTTCTGAAGGATGTTCCTCGTGACTCCGTGATTGTAGCCTCCAAGGTAGGATGGTTCAGAGGAACCGCTCCTAACGCGATGCAGCCGGTACATATCCGCCATCAGCTGGAGCAGACTCTTGCGAATCTCGGAACGGATCATATTGATCTCTATTATTTCCATAATACGAACTTTGGCCCGGGCGACCGCTATCTGGAGGAAGCAGCCGACACGATGCGAGAGCTTCAGAAGGAAGGCAAGGTCCGCGTGATTGGCCAATCAGCTTACGGCTATGCCGATTTTATGCGGGTATGTCCGGTCACTCGTCCGGATGTGCTGCAGTTCCATTACAACGCCTTTGGCAATGAGTTTGATCGGGAAAGCACCAATCTGTTCCGCTGGGCGGAAGAGCAAAACCTCGGCATGGTCCTGTTCGGACCGCTTGCCCAAGGCTTGCTGCTGGATAAATTCGATCCGGAGCATCCTCCTAAGTTTGGAGAAGGGGATATCCGTTCAACAAACCAATCTTATTCGAAGGAACGCTTGCTCGAGATCCGCAGACAGCTTCAGCCTCTTAAAGAGCATTTCGGAGATAACACGCAGGATCTGGTCAGAGCAGCTATTCAATATGCCCTGGCACAATCTCCAAATGCATGCGTCATTCCCGGCTTCAAAAATATCCGCCAAGTGGAATCCAACGCGAAGGCGGCGGGAGAGCCGCTGACAACGCAGGAAGTAGAGCTTATCCAGCAAGCCCTTGGCAGAAAATAA
- a CDS encoding NUDIX hydrolase: protein MSDKLMGAAAIITNTEGKVLLVKHSYGKNNWDLPGGKSEANESAQQTAAREVVEETALSVEIGALTGIYYDPAYDMHHFVFLADIVGDQHPVPSSPEILECRYCDPRNLPRPISDFTSNRILHALDPNRKTLFHTIGPRQWI from the coding sequence TTGTCGGACAAGCTAATGGGCGCGGCAGCGATTATTACAAATACCGAAGGCAAGGTGTTGCTGGTCAAGCATAGTTATGGCAAGAATAATTGGGATTTGCCGGGAGGCAAATCGGAAGCTAACGAATCCGCACAGCAGACCGCCGCAAGAGAAGTGGTCGAGGAGACCGCGCTGTCTGTCGAGATTGGCGCGTTAACGGGGATCTACTATGACCCGGCATATGATATGCACCACTTTGTCTTTTTGGCGGATATCGTTGGAGATCAGCATCCCGTACCAAGCTCTCCGGAAATACTCGAATGCCGCTATTGCGATCCCCGTAATCTCCCGCGGCCAATCAGCGATTTTACCAGCAACCGAATTCTCCATGCGTTAGATCCAAACCGTAAAACTCTATTCCATACCATTGGCCCTAGGCAATGGATTTGA